The Patescibacteria group bacterium DNA window TACAAAATAAAATTGTTGGAACATTGCTTGCTGCTGAAAGTGTTTGGTCTTTTGGAGCCGGTTTATTTTTCCCAATCTTTGCAATCTACAGCACAAATCTTGGCGGCGATATTACGGACGCAGGGATTGCTGCGGCTATTTTTATTTTTGTTACTTCAGCGCTAGAATATCCAATTGGCAAACTGCTCGATCGTTACCACGAGAAATTTTTCATTGTAGGAGATTATTTTCTCGAAGCGGCGGTGTTCATTGGTTATATTTTTGTCGAAAACACTTTTCAACTCTTTTTTCTCCAAGTCATACTCGGCTTTGCCAACGCTATCGGCGATCCGGCCTGGGAGTCGCTTTACGACCGCTCAACGCCTAAGAAAAAATCCGGAAGCTATTGGGCAAACTCACATTTCTTTGTGGGCATGTTTAATGCCACCGGAATACTTCTAGGCTCTTTCTTGGTAAGCGCCTATGGTTTCTCCTCTGTTTTCTTGCTTGGCGCTATTTTTTCCGGTTGTGCGGGATTCCTCGCTCTTGCCTATCTTAGAAAATAGTTCTGATACGTTCTCTTCATTAACGAAAGCAAAGTTTTTCTGGCGTCACCGGGCGACCCAAATTAAAAACAAGACCCTCTCAAGGGGTCGTTGTTTTTTACTTCTTGAGCTTTCTTTAGTATTCCGTCACACTTACCACATAATTCTTTACATTTGTTTATGAAAAAAGCACTTTTAATTGTCGTGGCGGTAGTTGCCATCGTTGGCCTCTATTTCGTTAGTTCTTATAACCGACTCGTTTCTGGCAATAACGGCGTCGATGTGGCTTGGTCACAGGTTGAAACCCAGCTGCAACGTCGGTTCGATCTTATCCCGAACCTTGTTGAATCAGTTAAAGGTGCGCAGATTCAAGAGCAAACTATTTTCGGTGATATCGCTGAGGCCCGAACTCGTTATTCTGGCGCTACTTCAGTAGACGATAAAGTGCAGGCTGCAAATCAATTAGAATCAACATTAGCGCGCCTCCTCGTGATTGTAGAAAGTTATCCGCTACTTACTTCCACGGAAACGGTAAAGAATTTAATGGTTCAACTGGAAGGAACCGAGAATCGTATTTCTACTGAACGTGGGCGTTACAATGAAACAACTGGCACCTTTAATTTACTTGTTCGCCGATTCCCCACAAATATTTTAGCCGGGTTGTTCGGATTTTCTGAACGGAATCTATTCGAGTCTGAGACGGGCGCTGAGGTTGCCCCTAAGGTTGACTTCACTAACTAGTTGCTGAAAATCGGTCGCGACTATTTATGCGCGCCCGCATAGTCTTGCTGGTCGCTAGTTTCCTAGCGATACCATTCGTAACGTTCGGCTACACCTCTCCCGGTGCTGCTACTGGATACGTGAATGATTTTGCAGGTTTACTTTCGGAAGCAGAAAAATCTGCACTCGAAAAGAAACTTTCTGATTTTGATGGCGAGACGAGTAATCAGATAGCAGTCGTTAGTGTCCCGTCACTAGCGGGTGATACCATTGAAAATTTCGCTGTTAGGCTTTTTGAAGAGTGGGGCATTGGCGACAGTAAGAACGATAACGGCGTGCTGCTCCTCGTTAGTCGCGATGATCGCCAGGTGCGTATTGAGGTTGGCTACGGCCTAGAAGGCGCACTGACGGATATTCAGGCTAATGACATCATTCAAAACGACATCGTGCCAGCATTTCGGAATGAACTCTACGCAGACGGTATCAACCGTGCGACGGACGACATCATGGCAGCGACGATTGGTGAATACCAGACCCAGGTAAAGCCGACCACGCTTTGGCAAGATATTGTGCAGTATGGAGAAGTCCTCTTCTTTTTTGGCTTCGTTCTTTTGCAGTGGTTAGCTGCAATTTTAGCGCGTTCAAAGTCGTGGCTGGGGGGCGGTATCGTTGGGGGCTTACTCGGGGCACTCATCGGTTTCTTTCTCGGTTGGCTCTATTGGGGTCTCTTCGCCTTACTTTTCCTCGTTCCTTTGGGTTTACTGCTTGATTACGTTGTTTCAAGTACGTATAAGAAAAAAGGGCGAGGTGAATCCTTGCCGTGGTGGACTGGTGGTGGTCGTGGTGGTTCAGGCTCAAGCTTTGGTGGTTTTGGCGGAGGGAGTTCAGGCGGCGGCGGAGCCAGTGGCAGCTGGTAAGTACCCATAACAAAATTATTTGCATGGAGTATGAAGTAAAGTTTTTTACTTCTGACCCGGAAGTTATTGAAGTGAGTTGAGTAGGATTAAGCGCACGCATCATTTAGTCGGGCAGGGGCAGGACCTCTATTAAGAATGAGGTTCTGTGCTCGATGCTTAGCCAGCCTACATTAAAAGTGACCCCCACGAGGGGTCATTATTTTAATATTTTAATTTGTGGCTGTACTGATTAAAAGCACGATTTTGTGTATGCTTACTTTATGATTCCAATTATTGCCATCGCCAACTTAATAAATGGCATCCTTTCAGCATTTCTTACGTTGCGACTCTATATTCGCTATCGATTACGAGCGAGCGAAAACTATCCAACTGCGGGTGTCCGTTATTTTATAGCATTCTACGCTACATTAACCATTTTATGGTTGCTGTATGCTACTCCCGGTCTTGTCACAAATAATCTTACGCTCATAATGTTTTTTCAGTCGCTGGCAGACTTGGGCGTTCTCGTTGGTGCGATGATTGGCATTCAGATTGCCTGTTTTGCACTCAATAAAAAAAATATAGGAATATTAGCCTCGATTGTTATCGTAACGTGTGGCCTGGTGTATGTTACTGGTCTGCTGTTTTCTCACCCGCCTTCAATTCAAGAGTTGGTTCCTCCATACGTCTATTGGCATCCAGCAACACCACAGTGGCTTCGCGTGATGAATGGAATCGTGGCAGCGTTTGGATCACTGACCTTCATTATTACCTTTGCAGTACTCGGTTTCAAAACAAAAACCAATGAACTTGTACGTCGTCGGTCTTTCTTGTTGGCGACTGGTATGTTCTTTTTATTTCTTGCGTCACTGGTATTTTTTGTTTTTGCGACGAGCGGATTCATGCTTACGTTTACAGCTTCAATATTGGGGATTGCTGGGCTGTTCTTCATGTTGCGGGGCATTCCATATCGTGATGAGTATAATGAACAGATGGCAACATACCGTAACGAAAACAGCATTAGGTAAAACAGTCAGTCGTCGGTAAGCAGAAACGTACAGTATAAAAAATTCAGATTAACAAAAGCCAGTATGCTGAAAGAGTACAAAGCTTATTTGAAAGATAATCCGCAGGGATATTGGTTCAAAGCGAAGCTTTACGGCTGGGGTTGGACGCCTGCGAAGTGGCAGGGGTGGCTAACCATACTGGTGTTCACGGGACTCATTATTTTTAATGCGTACAGAATTGATTCTGATTTACGTTCGGCAAGCGATACATTTATCAACTTTATTCTACAGACTGTCATTCTCGTTTTGTTGCTCATCCTCATTGGTTATAAGACAGGAGAGAAACCGCGGTGGCAGTGGGGCATTAAAAAAGAAAAGACGATTTTAGTTGAAAAGGCGGATACTGCAAAAGGCAACTGAGCAATACGACTTCATTCTTTAGAACCATTTCTAATTGAGTATCTCGGTTGAACATGAAGAAATTGTTTAATATCGTCTAAACTTTCTGGTTGTGAAATGGCTTTTTGTTCTAAGTAAAAGAATACTCGATCAATAGCATCTTCAGAGTTTCTTTGAAAGATGTCTTCAATTTCTTGATACGTAAACTGTTCAGCAACCTTTCGTACGTAGGGAACAATAAAAAGATTTTCGTTTGTTGCGTCCAGTATAGCTGTTCGAATAAGATGGCTCAGCATGGTTTCAAGTAGCGCTGAAGCAACAAGTTCTTTGCTGACACTCTTATGAAATAAAAAGCGACGTACGACTTCGTCATCATAGCTATAAATTGTTGGCATTCCGGTGTGCGTCTGTTTCGTGTCTTGGTCTTTCCGTTTGAGTGCGTGAAAGATACCCGTGTGGAGCGAACCAATGGTTATTAGCCCTCGGAGTGAAGGTTTTTCCTTTAAGTCTGGACGGTCAATAGTGGCATCTTCGATTGCCTCCTCAAGGTGGCTGAGCATATAGTCTTCACGACGTTGTTGCAGGTCAGCAAGGGTTTTTAAGTGGGCCATTGCTTCAACAATTTTTTTATCAAAAGGCACTTCGCTCGTTGGACTGCAAGTCGATGCATCCATTATGTTGTCATGGAGCTCCCACAGGTGCGGGTCGTCGTATGGATAGTCGGCAAATACAATAGGCTTATTTGAACCGTAGATTATTTTGAATAATTCAAGAAAGAATTCTTCAAAAGGAGTTTCGTCATCGTTTCCCATTGTTGAACGCAGCTCCGACAATGCTTGTTCGGGTGTAATACGCGCCAGAGACACATTTCGCCACAAGCTCTTCAGGCTGGGTGTCCATCCAGCATTCTCAACTACAAATAGGTCGGCTTCATTGAATCGGTCTTGAACACCGTGTAAGTCTACCGCATTGATATGGGTAAGAAGAAACACCTCAAAATGGACAGGCGGAAGTTTTTTCTCTTTTCGTTCACTATTTATTGACTCTTCAATATTGTGCTGTATCTCTACTGCATAGTTAACTTCGAGCTCGTCTACGCCAGCCGTGTCCTCCATTCTTCTAGGAGAAGCCTCTTCTTCCTGTCTTTGAGTGGTTTGTTGATTTATTTCTGGATAAGTTTCTGGTCGTCGTTGAAGCATAGTAAGAGTATCCTAGCATCGAAATAGAGTACTGAAAATGTGAGTTTTTATGTTTTGCTATACTGATGTTATGGAATACGAAGTGAAATTTCTCAATATTGACCCCGAGGCCATTCAAGAGAAACTGGCAGGAATTGGGGCAGAAAAGGTTGGTGAATTCTTTTATCGGCGCAGCGTGTTTGATTATCCAGATTGGCGACTTGATAAAGAAGCCTCATGGTTGCGGCTTCGCGACGAAGGCAATCAAGTTACTCTTACCTTCAAAAAACGCATTGGTGTCAAAGCGAGTGATGGCTCCACTCAAGATGAAGGTATGGAAGAGCTTGAGGTAGTGGTAAATGATTTTGCGGAAATGCATAACATACTTTTGCGTCTCGGCTTTATAGAGAAGCACTACGTTGAGAATCGGCGCATTCGGTGGCGCAAGGGCGATATAGAATTTGATATCGATACCTATCCCGCTATTGCTACGTATTTAGAAATTGAAGGGAAGAGTTGGGAAGCAGTCGACGGTGCCATTCATGAACTTGGTCTTGACCCTAAAGACAAGAATATTTTTTCGGCGAACCAAGTATACGCATTGAATGGTATACAGGTTGCTGACTATACGCGGCTCACTTTTGACGAGCTTGTAAAGCGATAATTGGGTTACTTTTCAGTGGTACTTTTTTCGTTCTTAACAGTTGACACAGTGACACTACGGTAGTAGTGTACTTGAACCACGGCAGTTCGTGGTTTTTGTTTACTTATTCATTATAGCGATAAAGCCATGATGTATTCAGATGGTGACGAGACGACAGGAGACGAGAACGCAGTCGAGCCTGCTACTGAGGAAGTAACCGAAGCTGGTGCTGACTCAGCAGACGAAGCGGCAGCCGAGTAAAAGACTTTCAGTCTTGCAAAGACGGACCCATCGGGGTCCGTCTTTGTTTTATTGCTCGGCGAAGTTCAGCATGCTACGCTCTTCACTGCATGAATTAGTCTATGGAAGAACGCCAAGTAGCCCCAGAAGAACACAATGAAGATGAATCTTTAGATAAGACGCTGCGACCTCGCGAGCTGAAGGATTATATTGGGCAAGAAAAGGTCAAAGATAATCTAGCGGTACTTATGGAGGCGGCCAAGAAGCGGCATGAGCCGGTTGAGCACATTCTTTTGTACGGTTCTCCCGGTTTGGGGAAGACAACGCTCGCCCACATTATTGCCCGAGAAATGTCGGCAGGCATTCGAGTAACCTCGGGTCCGGCGCTTACCAAAGCGGGTGACTTGGCTGCCATTCTGACGAATCTTGAAGCCGGAGACATTCTTTTTATTGATGAAATACATCGACTAAATAAAACCATTGAGGAGGTGCTGTATCCAGCCATGGAGGAATTTGCATTGGACGTTGTCCTCGGGAAAGGGCCAAGTGCGCGTACGCTACGATTAGATTTACCAAAGTTCACCATTGTTGGGGCTACGACGAAGGTTAGTTTATTGTCTGCGCCCTTACGTGACCGGTTTGGAGCTACGTACCGACTTAATTTTTACGAACTCGGTGACATCGAACGCATAGTTGGTCGTTCTGCCCGGCTTTTGAATGTGGCCACTGACGACTTAGCGGTAACAGCAATTGCCGAGCGTTCACGCCGCACGCCCCGCATCGCAAATCGTTTATTAAAACGCGTGCGCGACGTCGCCGAGGTGCGTGGTACCGGCAGCATCACAGTGCCAATAACAGAAGTAACGTGGCAGATGCTCGACGTCGACCGCTATGGACTGGACGACGTTGACCGAAGAATTCTTCGAGCAATTATTGAAATATTTTCTGGTGGTCCGGTGGGGGTTACAACATTAGCAGCGGCCACAGCCGAAGAGGTCGCCACCATTGAGGATGTCTATGAACCGTTCTTGATGCAAATGGGTTTTTTGCAGCGCACCCCTCGCGGTCGTGTTGCTACTGAACTTGCCTACAGGCATCTCAACCTTCCGCCGCCACCTGACCTACAGCAGCGACTTCTGTAGCTATACGGCATACGCCGTAGGTTTACGCCTTACGCAGTACGCTATACGGGGATAGAGGCTCGATAACACTATGGGGCTGTACGGGAAGTCCCAGTCGTGCGTACTGCGTACGTCTTTATTTATACCACTGCGCCACTTCAGTATTCACGTAGAAAAATTTTAGGATGTCGATATATTTCCAGCCTTCTTTTGCCATATCATTTGCGGCAAGTTGTGAGAGGCCGACCGCATGGCCGAACTTTTGACGGTTTGCATCCCATGGCACTGCTTTCCGGGTGAGCCACGGTTTCGCACTTCCACCCCAAACATCTTCCCATGATTTAGTCATGCCACTGGTACTGGCTGAGTATGGTGTAACGACGACGTTGTTTTGGTAGGTGACAACCTGGCCACGAGTAGCGGCGACTGCTTCTGCAACTTTTGGTATACGTTTTTCCGATTCGTATCCTCGGTAGTACTGATCACCAACAGACGCAACGACATCGAAGTAACGGGAACGATGTTTCGTGCCAGTGTCGTGGTGGTAGAGTGCGTAGCTTCTCGCTGCTACAATGAGCGCCTTTTGATACTCGGGTTGGGATGCATTTGAACTTTCGGCGAGACCCTTAAGGTAATCTTCCATGGGTAGTTCATTGATAATCCAGACCTTCTCATCCTTCTCAGACCAACGAATTTCAATGACGCCACGGTAGGAATTATCATTCCAGCCAGCATTGTAAGCAACAGGATTTTTAAATGTAGGTAGCGTTATGATAGCTGCGGTATCGGCACCACGGATACGAAGTGGTAATGGTGAACGCACCACTGGACCTAGCCCAATGGCCACGTACGTGCGGTCCGCTGGGCTGTAAGAGAAGTAGGTTGGTATTCCGGCCGTGAATCTGCCATAGCTGGTACCACCATTGTCTTCGACGATGTAATCAACATTCGCCGTGACACCAAGTTGTCCGTCAAGTTTTTCGATACCAACACGCATAGTTGCCTCCTCGTGTTTCGGCTGACAAAATCCTGGTCCAACCCCTGGGTCTTGCACTTCATCAGCAGCAATGCAAACAATACTTGCTGCGGAGTTCGTAGGAGTTGTTGCTGGTAGTGCGGTTGGTGCTGGGCTAGCGACACCGACAGGAATACGGAAACGCCCACCATCCAGTAGTGTGGTTCCGTTCATGGCAAGGTAGAACTCTGGTTGGTACTGCCCACCTGTTTGTGGGGCCGTGATTCGAAAGGTAATGAAACTAATTTCACCAACGTTTACAAGGCTGGTTGCTTGCGTGCCGACAATGGTGT harbors:
- a CDS encoding LemA family protein codes for the protein MKKALLIVVAVVAIVGLYFVSSYNRLVSGNNGVDVAWSQVETQLQRRFDLIPNLVESVKGAQIQEQTIFGDIAEARTRYSGATSVDDKVQAANQLESTLARLLVIVESYPLLTSTETVKNLMVQLEGTENRISTERGRYNETTGTFNLLVRRFPTNILAGLFGFSERNLFESETGAEVAPKVDFTN
- a CDS encoding SpoIID/LytB domain-containing protein: MKKIVIRLLVLLLLSPGVFSYANIATAAPTIQYAGERTLVSAVPTTLKQGEPLTYRIGFKNAGKSVWYSTGKSNVTIKTTETIKYEHWFTSDKWLDRLTVTALTPGTVAPGEIGFFNLPLEAPLRAAKFTMYFAVFTGAEKIPGTEFSISTTVTGEKFIPGKTKVSTTTPTPAPAILPITSAANTNTTAQRSASLKATVLIRSAQSLTLAAGESSDFTIGFKNTGERSWRNTAPSLVQLMFDPASTSGTTFRAPSWLSDTIVGTQATSLVNVGEISFITFRITAPQTGGQYQPEFYLAMNGTTLLDGGRFRIPVGVASPAPTALPATTPTNSAASIVCIAADEVQDPGVGPGFCQPKHEEATMRVGIEKLDGQLGVTANVDYIVEDNGGTSYGRFTAGIPTYFSYSPADRTYVAIGLGPVVRSPLPLRIRGADTAAIITLPTFKNPVAYNAGWNDNSYRGVIEIRWSEKDEKVWIINELPMEDYLKGLAESSNASQPEYQKALIVAARSYALYHHDTGTKHRSRYFDVVASVGDQYYRGYESEKRIPKVAEAVAATRGQVVTYQNNVVVTPYSASTSGMTKSWEDVWGGSAKPWLTRKAVPWDANRQKFGHAVGLSQLAANDMAKEGWKYIDILKFFYVNTEVAQWYK
- a CDS encoding TPM domain-containing protein, with product MRARIVLLVASFLAIPFVTFGYTSPGAATGYVNDFAGLLSEAEKSALEKKLSDFDGETSNQIAVVSVPSLAGDTIENFAVRLFEEWGIGDSKNDNGVLLLVSRDDRQVRIEVGYGLEGALTDIQANDIIQNDIVPAFRNELYADGINRATDDIMAATIGEYQTQVKPTTLWQDIVQYGEVLFFFGFVLLQWLAAILARSKSWLGGGIVGGLLGALIGFFLGWLYWGLFALLFLVPLGLLLDYVVSSTYKKKGRGESLPWWTGGGRGGSGSSFGGFGGGSSGGGGASGSW
- a CDS encoding class IV adenylate cyclase; protein product: MEYEVKFLNIDPEAIQEKLAGIGAEKVGEFFYRRSVFDYPDWRLDKEASWLRLRDEGNQVTLTFKKRIGVKASDGSTQDEGMEELEVVVNDFAEMHNILLRLGFIEKHYVENRRIRWRKGDIEFDIDTYPAIATYLEIEGKSWEAVDGAIHELGLDPKDKNIFSANQVYALNGIQVADYTRLTFDELVKR
- the ruvB gene encoding Holliday junction branch migration DNA helicase RuvB, whose translation is MEERQVAPEEHNEDESLDKTLRPRELKDYIGQEKVKDNLAVLMEAAKKRHEPVEHILLYGSPGLGKTTLAHIIAREMSAGIRVTSGPALTKAGDLAAILTNLEAGDILFIDEIHRLNKTIEEVLYPAMEEFALDVVLGKGPSARTLRLDLPKFTIVGATTKVSLLSAPLRDRFGATYRLNFYELGDIERIVGRSARLLNVATDDLAVTAIAERSRRTPRIANRLLKRVRDVAEVRGTGSITVPITEVTWQMLDVDRYGLDDVDRRILRAIIEIFSGGPVGVTTLAAATAEEVATIEDVYEPFLMQMGFLQRTPRGRVATELAYRHLNLPPPPDLQQRLL
- a CDS encoding MFS transporter, which gives rise to MQILQNKIVGTLLAAESVWSFGAGLFFPIFAIYSTNLGGDITDAGIAAAIFIFVTSALEYPIGKLLDRYHEKFFIVGDYFLEAAVFIGYIFVENTFQLFFLQVILGFANAIGDPAWESLYDRSTPKKKSGSYWANSHFFVGMFNATGILLGSFLVSAYGFSSVFLLGAIFSGCAGFLALAYLRK